The nucleotide sequence AAGTCTTTAATGCGAGAATCATCCAGTACGTAAGAACGGATCTGGCTACCCCAGCCGATATCCGACTTAGCGTCTTCGTTCGCCTGCTTTTCAGCATTCTGCTTTTGCAGCTCAAGCTCGAACAGTTTTGCTTTTAACTGCTTCATCGCCTGATCTTTGTTCTTATGCTGAGAACGGTCGTTCTGACACTGAACCACGGTATTGGTCGGCAAGTGCGTAATACGTACCGCAGATTCTGTGGTGTTTACGTGCTGACCACCCGCGCCCGATGCACGGTATACGTCGATACGAAGATCGGCCGGGTTAATATCAATCGCGATGTTGTCATCAATCTCCGGATAGATAAATGCAGATGCAAATGAAGTATGACGACGACCGCCTGAATCAAACGGAGACTTACGAACCAGACGGTGAACACCGGTTTCAGTACGCAGCCAGCCGTAAGCGTATTCACCAACAATACGAACCGTTGCTGATTTCAGACCGGCAACATCACCTTCAGAAACTTCGATAACTTCCGCTTTAAAGCCCTTAGCTTCAGCCCAGCGCAGGTACATGCGCAGCATCATTGAAGTCCAGTCCTGAGCTTCCGTACCACCTGAGCCGGACTGAAGGTCGATATAACAGTCGGAACCATCGTGATCGCCAGCGAACATACGGCGGAACTCTAGCTTCTCAAGCTTAGCTTCAAGTTCAGCAAGCTCAGGCTCGATCTCATCGAAGGTTTCCTGATCTTCGGCTTCCACGGCAAGCTCAAGAAGGCCGTCAACATCGTCGACACCCTGATCAAGCTGATCGATAGTTTCAACAACCGCTTCAAGTGCAGAACGCTCTTTACCCAGCGCCTGTGCGCGTTCAGGTTCGTTCCATACATCCGGCTGTTCTAGTTCGGCATTGACTTCTTCAAGACGCTCTTTTTTAGCGTCATAGTCAAAGATACCCCCTAAGGACATTCGTACGCTCAGTTACGTCCTCTAGGCGGTTTTTAATAGGATTGATTTCAAACATTTCTGATCTGCATTAATGAGTAGAATTTAACCGGAGAATTCTACTGAAAAATGTGATGAAGATACAGGAAAATTTTGGGGTTATGGGGTTATGGGGTTATGGGGTTATGGGGTTATGGGGTTATGGGGTTATGGGGTTATGGGGTTATGGGGTTATGGGGTTATGGGGTTATGGGGTTATGGGGTTATGGGGTTATGGGGTTATGGGGTTATGGGGTTATGGGGTTATGGGGTTATGGGGTTATGGGGTTATGGGGTTATGCAAGATTTGATTCGACTGCACATGATGTCAAGCTTTTTTAGCTTTTCCCCATAGCCTTATTTCCCTCAAGGACGAAGTCTGCCCCATAGCCCCATTACCCATTTACGCGCTTAACGTTTCCACCATTAGCTGAAGACTCTGATTCCCCCGAAACTCATTAACATCCAACCGATAAGCCATATTCACCGTCTTAACCGATGCATCAGGCCAGCGTCTTAGGTCAACATTGAAAGCGATGGCATCCAGGGTGAGGTTAGTTGGGTGGCCTTTAAATAGCGGCTCTACCATAAGTTTCAGGTGTTTTTCGCCGACCAGTTTTTGGTGCAGTATTTTAAATTCACCGTCAAATACCGGCTCGGGGAAGTTCTGGCCCCATGGACCTCCTGAACGCAGTTGCTCTGCGGTCAGCATAGAGAACTCTTCCGGTAGTAGTTCACCGTCGGTAAGGATCACACCTTTCAGGGCATCTTCTTCCAGTACGTTTCTCACGGCCTGATCAAAAGCCTCAGAGAAAGTTTTAAAGTGCTCTTCTTTAATAGTCAGGCCGGCAGCCATTGCGTGTCCGCCGAACTTAACAATGATGCCCGGATGCTTCTTGTCAATCAGGTCAAGCGTATCACGCATATGCAGGCCGGGAATGGAACGGCAGGATCCTTTGATGTAACCTTCGCCACCGTCAGCAAAAGCGATAACCGGTCGGTGGAACTGGTCCTTAATTCTGGATGCCAAAATGCCGATAACGCCCTGATGCCAGTCTCGCTGGAAAAGTGCCAGCCCGAAAGGCAGTTCGCTGTCATCTGAATACTGAATACGCTCACAGAAAGCCATGGCTTCCTGTTTCATTCCCTCTTCAATTTCCCGGCGGGTCTGATTTAGGCCATCCAGTTCACTGGCCATTCTTCTGGCTGCATGAATATTGCTGCACATCAGAAGCTCAACCCCGAACGACATATCATCCAGACGACCGGCCGCATTAATTCGGGGGCCAAGAGCAAAACCAAAATCGGCCGCTACCATTCTTCTGGATTCTCTTTTGGAAACTTCAATCAGAGCCTGAATGCCAGGCCGGGCTTTTCCTGCTCTGATTCGCTGCAAGCCCTGATGAACTAAAATCCGGTTGTTTCCATCCAGAGAAACTACATCCGCGACGGTTCCAAGCGCAACAAGGTCAAGCAGCTCACCTAAATTCGGCTCAGGTACGCCATTTAGCTCAAACCAGTTTTTCCCGCGCATATAAGCGCGCAGAGCCATCATCAGATAAAAGGCGACGCCGACTCCGGCAAGAGACTTGGACGGAAACTCGCAGGTTTCAAGGTTTGGGTTCACCATGGCATCGGCTTCCGGCAACTCATCCCCTGGTAAGTGGTGATCGGTAACAATAACCTGAAGTCCCTGCTGCTTAGCATAGCGGACACCTTCAATAGAAGAGACACCATTGTCCACCGTCATAATCACTTCAGCCTGAAGCGCAATAGCCTGATCAACCACTTCCGGGCTCAGCCCGTATCCGTCTTCAAAACGGTTGGGCACCAGATAATCAATATTACTACTGCCCAGCTTTCTCATCGCCAGAACAGAGAGCGCAGAGCTGGTCGCACCGTCCGCATCAAAGTCACCGACAACAATAATGCGCCTGCCGGTTTCAATGCACTGAAAAAGCAGTTCAACGGCTTTCTGAATGCCATTTAATGTCTGATAAGGAAGCAGGCCTCTGGCTGAATTATCCAGTTGCTGCGTGCTGGTAATACCCCGGCTGATGTAGATGCGTCTTAATAGCGGAGGAATCGAATCAGGAAGAGCGGATATGTCGGCTTCTGGCCGGCGTTTTATTTCTATCATGGGTGAACAAGATCCTGCGCAGATCGATTAACAGTGCCCGGTTATCATCATCCAGGAAATTGCCCAGGCAATTCTCCGGGATCTAATTCAAGCGCGTTGTAGAGTACTCAATTATCAGTTCGCTCACAACGCGCTTTAACAAGATTCCTGCCTTCGCAGGAATGACAATAAGGGCTGCCCTTAAACCATCTGCTCTATGGCTTTTATTATTTAATTAACTTGCAGCAGACGCTTATACAGCCCTGCTGGCGGCATATAACCGGCAACTACGTTTCCGTCAGGCAGGAAAACGGCTGGAGTGCCGGAAATACCCAGATCACGGCCAAGCATATACTGATCCGCAACTTTTTGCTGGCACTGAGCCAGGTTCTGAACCTCTTCATTAAAGTTACGTTCTATCTTCGCTGTGCCCATCGCCTTAGCTGGGTCTTCAGAACACCAGATTTTTGCCATCTCCTGGGCAACATCTCCGGTTGGGCCCTGACGAGGATAGGCCAGATAGCGAACAGTGATACCTAAATCATTGTAACCCTGCATCTGGCTATGCAGACGCACGCAGTAAGTACAAGTGGTATCGGTAAATACAGTAACCGCGAATTTTTCATTTTCCGCTTGATACACAATCATATCATCAGCAAAAGACTCAATCTTAGCGGCATTTATCGGCGCCTGTTTTGCTGCCAGAATATCTACCGGATTCCCCTCTTCATCAAATGAATATAAAGTCCCGGCAATAAAGTTCTGCCCTGTCTTATCCGAATAAACCACACCACTGGAAGTGGATACTTCAACCACTCCGTCAAACGCTGTAGCTTCAATGCTATTTACTGTGATGCCAATGGCTGCAAAGCGTGTTTTTATCGCGGCTTCATCAAATGAAGCCATCGCTGATTCTGTCGTTTTCACTTCTTCAGCCTGAGGCTGAACTACTTTCTCTTCCGCCTCAATACAGGCAGAAAGAAAAACCGGAGATAGCGCAAATAAAGTCTTGCGTAGCACGCTCATAAAAATTCACCTTTAAAAATTACCGGACCAACGAAAAGCCGCACCAAATTCTCGCCTATGCTCTTGGATGGTGCTCTTTATGAATATTTTTCAGTCTCTCCGTTGCCACGTGAGTATAAATTTGGGTAGTCGATAAGTCACTATGCCCCAGTAACATCTGCACAACTCTGAGATCTGCACCATGATTCAACAAGTGCGTCGCAAAAGCATGGCGCAAAACATGGGGAGAAAGAGAGTCCGCATCTATTCCGGCTATCACCGCATAGTGCTTAATTCTGTGCCAGAAAGTCTGCCTGGTCATCTGTCTGGCGCGACTGCTGGGAAAAACCACATCTGAGGCTTTCTCACCTAAAAGAACAGACCGGCCCTGCTGCAAAAAAGTTTCAATCCAGTCAATGGCGTTTTCCCCCATGGGAACCAGACGCTCTTTGTTCCCTTTACCTGTCACCCTGACCACACCTTCTCGAAGGCTCATATTTTCCGTAGTCAGACTAACCAGCTCAGTCACACGCAGACCCGTCGCATAAAGCAGCTCCAGCATCGCCTTATCCCTGAGTTCAACCGGATCATTCGGGTCAGGCGCATCCAGCAGGGCTTCTACCTGATTCTCGCTCAGATCCTTTGGCAGCCTTTTTGGCAACTTAGGAGCGATAAGCAGAGCACTGGGATCATCCTCTCTCAGCTTTTCCCGGTACAGATAACGGAATATGCGTCGTATAGCCGAGAGCGTCCGGGCACGGGAGGTTTGCTTGTAACCTTTATCAAGCTGCCACGCCTGAAATTCCTGCAGCTTTTCGGTGCTAACGGAAAGCAGCGTTAGCTTTTCCTTATCCAGCCATTGATGCACTTTCTTAAGATCATTTCGGTACGATGCCAGAGTATTCTCGGATAAACCGTTTTCCAAAAGCATCGAATCCAGAAACTGTTCGACAATAGCCTGATCGTTCAATATTTTTTCCTGAAAAGCCTCTACCAATAACTTACTCAGCATATGTCAGCCTTTACTAAATTACTATCGATATCTGTTTTGATGGGGTGAGTATATTTAGTAGAATCAGAAATTATCCCGCTATAAATGTGCTGAATTATATGAAAATCGGACTCTTCTACGGCTCAACGACCTGTTACACAGAAATGGCTGCTGAAAAAATACGTGCCATAATTGGTGAGGAGATCGTGGATATCTACAATGTTAAAGAGACGCCATTAGAAGTAATGGAGCAGTATGAGTTTCTTATTTTAGGCATCTCGACCTGGGACTTTGGTGAACTTCAGGAAGATTGGGGCGCAATATGGGAGCACATAGGTGGCGTGTCCATAAAAAACAGGTACGTCGCATTGTTCGGGCTAGGCGATCAAGAAGGCTATGGGGAATGGTTCCTCGATGCCATGGGGATGTTGCACGATGCACTGAAACCAATTGGCGTTAATTTTCTGGGATACTGGCCAAATCAAGGCTATAAGTTTGAAGCATCAAAAGCACTGACGCCTGACGGCACTCATTTTGTCGGACTGGCACTGGATGAAGATTCGCAGTATGAGCTTAGTGATGAGCGAATTGCGGGGTGGTGTGAGCAGATACTTTTGGAGTATCAGGAGAAACTTTAAGCTATCAGCTATCAGCTATCAGCTATCAGCTATCAGCTATCAGCTATCAGCTATCAGAAAAGCTTGCCACTCAGAATAATGTTGCAAGCTTTTATTAGGTCAAAATTTTTGTCAGAGGTAAGAGCATCATCAATCTCCCTCTGAAAGCTGACAGCTGAAAGCTCTATTAAACAGACTCCGCTAACTTCCCTTCCGCCTTCGGCATCAGGAACATAACCACGATAGTCGCAGCCGTTGGCAGTACCCAACCCATTCCGTAGCTGAACAGTGGCAGGAATTCGAATGCTGATACGTCCATACCTGCAACTTTTGCAGCGTCGATAAGAGCGAACAGCAGTGATACTGCGATGACTACGCGGTATGCCAGTTGGCGGTTTGGCAGACGACCCCGGATAAAGGTCAGAGCAACCAGAGCAATGGCTACCGGGTACAGAGCGAACAGTACAGGTACAGAAAGCGCAATCAGTTGAGACAGACCAACGTTCGCGATCACTGCGCACGCAACACCGACGATAATCACGTACGCTTTATACGGCACAGGAGTCAGTGAGCTGAAGTAATCCGAACACGCAGAGATCAGACCGATTGATGTTGTCAGACACGCCAGCATTACAATAGTAGACAGCACAAGCTGGCCAGATGAACCAAACAGTTCCTGCACATACAGACTCAGAACCACACCACCGTTATCAGCGCCCGCTGCAATGGTGCTGCTTGTCGCGCCAAGGAAGAAGAGTGATATATAAACAAAAGCCAGACCAGATGCCGCGATAACACCGGCCAGAGTCAGGTACTTGGTGGTTGCTTTCGCTTCAGTAATGCCCTTCTTACGCAATACGTCAACAATCAACATACCAAACATCAGTGAAGCAAAGGTATCCATAGTGTTATAGCCTTCAAGGAAACCTTTTGTCAGTGGCTGAGCAATATAGTCACCCTGAGCGGCCATAATTTCGCCCTGAGGAGAAACAAATACTGCAAATGCCAGCACAATCAGAGCAACAAACAATGCCGGGGTCAGCACCTTACCGATAATGTCGATAAGTTTGCTTTGGGACCAGGCAAAGAACATAGCAACTGCAAAGAACACCACAGAGAAGGCCGTCAGTTCAGCCTGTCCAGCTTCAGCCAGAAACGGCTTAAATGCCATCTCATAAGCCACCAGACCTGTACGTGGTGCAGCAAATGCGGGGCCGATGATGATAAACATCAGCACCGCCATCAAAGTAGCTGCTCGCTTAGGCAGGTCTTTGGTAAGATGATCCCAGGTTCCGCCTGCAATAGCGATCGCTATAATAGTGATTAGCGGCAAGCCTACTGCTGTCACAAGAAAGCCGAACATTGCAGGCATCAGGTTATCACCAGCCAGTTGCCCTGCAAGAGGAGGAAAGATAATGTTTCCTGCGCCAAGGAAAAAAGCAAAAAGCATAAAGCCAACGGCTATTACATCTGTAAATTTTAAATTCTGTTTCACAGGCAGGACCTATAACAATATTATGAGTTGAGGGCTTTATCTGGAATTAAACACCAGAGCAGGCGCAGAATAATGAATAAAAACAGGTAAATTATCAATAGACCGAGAAAAAACGAAACTTACAACCAGTTTATTGACAAGCAACAGATCACAATAACCAGTTAACCAAGATTAAATGGAATAATATTTCATTCGCAAAGAGATACACAGGCGATCAATTGGAGCATATATAGCCACACTGAATGCTGTATACAGAAATAAACACCATATTAAATAGAAAACACCACATATGATAAAAACAGAGCCAGCAAAAACAAAAGACTTTAAATTCAAACAATTCCATATTTGCGGTGGATTATCTGGTATGCCTGTGAGTACGGATGGCGTTTTACTGGGTGCGTGGGCTTCATTTTCAGATCCGGAAAAAATACTTGATATAGGCACAGGTACCGGGCTTCTTGCGCTTATGTGCGCGCAACGCTTTGCCAAAGCAGAGATTACCGCACTGGATATTGACGACAATGCGATCGCCGCCGCCTCAACTAACTTCAATAACTCTCACTGGACAGACAGGCTACAACTGATCTTGCAGGATGTGCTGGAATTTGAACCTTCATATAAGTTTGATGCCATTATCTGTAATCCTCCCTATTTCAATACCGGAGAGCAGTCTTCTGTATCGCAAAGGGCGAAAGCCAGACATACAGATACGCTGAATCACAAAAGCCTGTTAGCCCGCTGCCATCGGTTACTGACAAAGGAAGGCCGCGCTTGTTTTATCCTTCCTCTCTTTGAGGGTGAGACCTTCTTATCTATGGCTTCAGAGGCAAACTGGAATGTGGCAAAAGTATGCAGAGTCCGCCCTAACGAAAACAAACCGACAAGCCGTCTGCTTATCGAACTTTCTAAGCAAACTATCGCAACCGAAGAAACTGAGCTGAGCATTCGTAGCCAGGATGGCTACAGCGAGAAGTTTACCGCGCTGACTAAAGCGTTTTATCTGAAAATGTAAGCCGCAAATTCACTTCTCTAAAAGTGGGGAATTCAATAAGCATCTCGGTTATAATGCGCGGTCAATCTAACCTTATTAATTTATTCTGCTTGCGGAGAACTTATTGTGATCAGAAATTTTGCTGAACTGGAACTGGATCCTGAACTGCTGGATGCCATTGAAGAGATCGGTTTTGACCGCCCTACCCAAGTACAGGGCGAAGCGATCCCACAGGCACTGGACGGCAGGGATATCCTTGCTTCAGCACCTACTGGTACAGGTAAAACCGCGGCATTTGTACTGCCTGCACTCCAGTTTCTTCTGGACTTTCCCCGCAGAAAACCAGGGCCTGCCAGGATTTTGATCCTGACCCCAACACGCGAACTTGCCATGCAGGTTGCCGACCAGGCTCGCGCTCTGGCTAAAAATACCAAACTGAACATCTTCACCATTACCGGTGGTGTTCAGTACCAGGAACACGCAGACGTTCTTGCAACGACTCAGGATATTGTGGTTGCGACACCGGGACGACTGATGGAGTACATTGAAGCTGAACGCTTTGACTGCCGTGCCATTGAATGGCTTATCCTGGATGAAGCAGACCGTATGCTGGATATGGGCTTTGGCCCTGTTGTTGACCGCCTTTCATCAGAGTGCCGCTGGCGGAAACAGACCCTTCTGTTTTCCGCAACACTGGAAGGCAAAGGCGTTGAAGGCTTCACTGCTGATCTGCTAAAAGATCCTGCAGAAATCGATGCACAACCATCACGCCGTGAACGTAAGAAGATCACCCAGTGGTATCACCGTGCCGACAGCATGGAGCACAAGCTTGAACTGCTTAAGCATATTCTGACTGAGCAGGCAGAACGCTCAATCGTGTTCCTGAAGACACGCGAACGCTTAGCCGATCTCAGAGCACAACTTGAAAGCGCGCAGATCCCTTGTAGCTGGATTCAGGGTGAAATGCCTCAGGACCGACGCAACAACGCAATCAAACGCTTCCGCGACGGCGAAGTAAATGTTCTTCTGGCGACAGATGTAGCAGCACGTGGCATCGACCTGCCAGACATCACGCACGTAATCAACTATGACCTGCCAAGAACCGCCGATGTTTACCTGCACCGTATTGGCCGCACAGCCAGAGCAGGTAAAAAAGGCAGTGCCATCTCTCTGGTAGAAGCGCATGATCAGCCAATGATGGACCGTGTTGCCCGCTACACCAAAGAAGAGATCAAAGAGCGCTATATCAAGGGTATGCGCCCGCAGCATAAAAAGCCGGTATTTAAGAAAAAGAAAAAAGCCAAACCAGCCGCTAAAAAGAAAGCCGTTGCAAAGAAAAAGAAGAAGTAGGAATTGAGCTATGAGTAAACCAACAATAGTAAAATGCCCGACTTGTCAGAAAGAGGTCGAATGGTCAGAGAAAAGTCCTTATCGGCCGTTTTGCAGCAAGAAATGTCAGATGATCGATTTTGGCGACTGGGCGGATGAGGAGAACCTGATTCCGGGGGCGCCGGATATGTCTGATGGGGATGGGTGGTCGGAAGATTACTAGAGGCCCTGGGTTTCTGGGCCCTCGGCCTTGGGAAATCGAAACAATTAGCTCCCAGGGCCCAGGGCCTATAGGACGAAGTCCGTCCCCAGGGCCAAAAAAAGGGAGCCTTCCGGCTCCCTTTTTTTCTATGAGAAATGCTGGTTTAGCATTACTTCTTAGCAAGCTTCTCTTTAATACGAGCTGACTTACCAGAACGCTCACGTAGGTAGTACAGTTTGGCACGACGTACTGCACCGCGGCGTTTAACTTCAATGCTATCAACCATTGGAGAGTGAGTTTGGAACGTACGTTCAACACCTTCACCGTTCGAGATCTTACGAACAGTGAATGCAGAATGTAGACCACGGTTACGTACAGCGATTACAACGCCTTCGAAAGCCTGTAGACGCTCACGGTCACCTTCTTTAACCTTAACCTGTACAACAACAGTGTCACCTGGTGCGAACTTAGGCAGGTCAGATTTCATTTGCTCTTGCTCAAGAGCTTTGATGATGTTACTCATTTTTTAAATTCCTAGAATAAACTGATACTAAATTAAATAGGTTACTTTGCGTTATGTTCTTTAATGAACTCAGCAAGTAATAGTTCCTGTTCGTCAGTCAGAGCTAGGTTTTCCAGGAGCTCTGGTCTTCTAAGCCAAGTACGGCCCAGCGATTGTTTTAATCGCCAGCGACGAATGTCCTTATGATTTCCGGATTTCAGTACCGCTGGTACCTCTTTTCCGTCTAACACTTCAGGACGGGTATAGTGCGGACAATCCAGCAAGCCATTTGCAAAGGAGTCTTCCTCTGCTGACGCAAAATCGCCAAGTACGCCCGGTATAAACCGTGATACAGAGTCGATTAAGGTCATGGCCGGCAGTTCACCGCCCGTCATCACAAAATCTCCGATTGACCATTCTTCGTCAACCTCAGACTGAATGATGCGCTCATCTATCCCTTCGTAGCGGCCACAAATCAGAACCATGTTCTCGTTTGTTGCCAGCTCTTCTACCCCTTTCTGGTCGAGTTTACGACCTTGAGGAGAAAGATAGATTACCTTCGTCTTTCCCGGTGAAGCTTTCTTGGCAGTATGGATAGCATCGCGCAAAGGCTGAACCATCATCAACATACCAGGACCGCCACCGTAAGGTCTGTCATCGACTGTGCGATGTTTGTCGTGAGTGAAATCTCTTGGATTCCATGTCTCTACCGACAAAAGACCTTTTTTAACCGCTTGACCTGTAACTCCAAATTCAGTGATTGAACGGAACATTTCAGGAAACAGGCTTATTACGCCAATCCACATTGTTCTATCGCTCCACTGCGGAGTTAAAATCCAGGATCCCAGTCAACTTCGATCCGTTGAGCTTCGCGATCAATATTTTTGATCACCTGCTCTTCAAGGAACGGAATTAATCGTTCCTTCTGGCCAAAAGCATCTTTTAGATTGGCTTTCACAACCAAAACATCGTTGGAACCTGTTTCCAGCATGTCAGTAACTTCGCCAAGGTCATACCCTTTCGTCGTTACCACTTTCATTCCAAACAATTCGCGCCAGTAGAATTCATCTTCTGACAGTTCAGGTAGTGCTGCCGGGTCAATCGAAATTTCAAAGTTTGTCATCAGGTGAGCATCCTCACGCACATCCAAACCTTCAAGCTTAGCTACCAAACCTTTGTTATGGCGCTTCCAGCTTTCGACTTTGTATTCAACCCACTGCCCTTTCTGGTTAATAAACCAGGGGCTGTAATCAAAAATACTTTCAGCATTGTCTGTGTAGGAAATCACTTTAAGCCAGCCACGAATGCCGTACGTAGCACCAAACTTGCCTACTACTACTTTTTCGTTTTGCTCGCTCATCGTTTCTTTACCTTCAACCGACATACTAAATGGTTACTTCTAATTAAGCCGCTTTCTGAGCGTCTTTAACTAGCTTAGCAACACGATCAGACAGAGATGCACCTTCGCCAACCCAGTGGTTAACGCGGTCCAGGTCTAGACGAAGACCTTCTTCCTGACCTTGAGCAGTAGGGTTGAAGAAACCTACTTTCTCGATGTAGCGACCAGTAGCAGCGAAGCGGCTATCTGCAACTACGATTTGATAAAATGGACGCTTCTTAGCGCCGTGACGTGCCAAACGAATGGTTACCATATCGTCCTCTTTGCTTTCTCAATAATAAAATTAACCCCAAAAACCGCTCTTAAAAAACAGCTTGGGGTCTCGTGCCAATTTAAAGCCCCGGAATTTTACTCTTATTGGGAAAGTTTGCAAGGGAAATGTGATGTGGGTGGGGGAAAAAATAAACAGGGGGAAGGAAGGGCCCTGGGTTTCTAGGCCCTGGGCCCTGGGAAGT is from Vibrio sp. JC009 and encodes:
- the prfB gene encoding peptide chain release factor 2 (programmed frameshift), with protein sequence MFEINPIKNRLEDVTERTNVLRGYLDYDAKKERLEEVNAELEQPDVWNEPERAQALGKERSALEAVVETIDQLDQGVDDVDGLLELAVEAEDQETFDEIEPELAELEAKLEKLEFRRMFAGDHDGSDCYIDLQSGSGGTEAQDWTSMMLRMYLRWAEAKGFKAEVIEVSEGDVAGLKSATVRIVGEYAYGWLRTETGVHRLVRKSPFDSGGRRHTSFASAFIYPEIDDNIAIDINPADLRIDVYRASGAGGQHVNTTESAVRITHLPTNTVVQCQNDRSQHKNKDQAMKQLKAKLFELELQKQNAEKQANEDAKSDIGWGSQIRSYVLDDSRIKDLRTGIENRNTQAVLDGDLDKFIEASLKSGL
- the recJ gene encoding single-stranded-DNA-specific exonuclease RecJ; protein product: MIEIKRRPEADISALPDSIPPLLRRIYISRGITSTQQLDNSARGLLPYQTLNGIQKAVELLFQCIETGRRIIVVGDFDADGATSSALSVLAMRKLGSSNIDYLVPNRFEDGYGLSPEVVDQAIALQAEVIMTVDNGVSSIEGVRYAKQQGLQVIVTDHHLPGDELPEADAMVNPNLETCEFPSKSLAGVGVAFYLMMALRAYMRGKNWFELNGVPEPNLGELLDLVALGTVADVVSLDGNNRILVHQGLQRIRAGKARPGIQALIEVSKRESRRMVAADFGFALGPRINAAGRLDDMSFGVELLMCSNIHAARRMASELDGLNQTRREIEEGMKQEAMAFCERIQYSDDSELPFGLALFQRDWHQGVIGILASRIKDQFHRPVIAFADGGEGYIKGSCRSIPGLHMRDTLDLIDKKHPGIIVKFGGHAMAAGLTIKEEHFKTFSEAFDQAVRNVLEEDALKGVILTDGELLPEEFSMLTAEQLRSGGPWGQNFPEPVFDGEFKILHQKLVGEKHLKLMVEPLFKGHPTNLTLDAIAFNVDLRRWPDASVKTVNMAYRLDVNEFRGNQSLQLMVETLSA
- a CDS encoding thioredoxin fold domain-containing protein, with translation MSVLRKTLFALSPVFLSACIEAEEKVVQPQAEEVKTTESAMASFDEAAIKTRFAAIGITVNSIEATAFDGVVEVSTSSGVVYSDKTGQNFIAGTLYSFDEEGNPVDILAAKQAPINAAKIESFADDMIVYQAENEKFAVTVFTDTTCTYCVRLHSQMQGYNDLGITVRYLAYPRQGPTGDVAQEMAKIWCSEDPAKAMGTAKIERNFNEEVQNLAQCQQKVADQYMLGRDLGISGTPAVFLPDGNVVAGYMPPAGLYKRLLQVN
- the xerD gene encoding site-specific tyrosine recombinase XerD; protein product: MLSKLLVEAFQEKILNDQAIVEQFLDSMLLENGLSENTLASYRNDLKKVHQWLDKEKLTLLSVSTEKLQEFQAWQLDKGYKQTSRARTLSAIRRIFRYLYREKLREDDPSALLIAPKLPKRLPKDLSENQVEALLDAPDPNDPVELRDKAMLELLYATGLRVTELVSLTTENMSLREGVVRVTGKGNKERLVPMGENAIDWIETFLQQGRSVLLGEKASDVVFPSSRARQMTRQTFWHRIKHYAVIAGIDADSLSPHVLRHAFATHLLNHGADLRVVQMLLGHSDLSTTQIYTHVATERLKNIHKEHHPRA
- the fldB gene encoding flavodoxin FldB produces the protein MKIGLFYGSTTCYTEMAAEKIRAIIGEEIVDIYNVKETPLEVMEQYEFLILGISTWDFGELQEDWGAIWEHIGGVSIKNRYVALFGLGDQEGYGEWFLDAMGMLHDALKPIGVNFLGYWPNQGYKFEASKALTPDGTHFVGLALDEDSQYELSDERIAGWCEQILLEYQEKL
- the brnQ gene encoding branched-chain amino acid transport system II carrier protein, whose protein sequence is MKQNLKFTDVIAVGFMLFAFFLGAGNIIFPPLAGQLAGDNLMPAMFGFLVTAVGLPLITIIAIAIAGGTWDHLTKDLPKRAATLMAVLMFIIIGPAFAAPRTGLVAYEMAFKPFLAEAGQAELTAFSVVFFAVAMFFAWSQSKLIDIIGKVLTPALFVALIVLAFAVFVSPQGEIMAAQGDYIAQPLTKGFLEGYNTMDTFASLMFGMLIVDVLRKKGITEAKATTKYLTLAGVIAASGLAFVYISLFFLGATSSTIAAGADNGGVVLSLYVQELFGSSGQLVLSTIVMLACLTTSIGLISACSDYFSSLTPVPYKAYVIIVGVACAVIANVGLSQLIALSVPVLFALYPVAIALVALTFIRGRLPNRQLAYRVVIAVSLLFALIDAAKVAGMDVSAFEFLPLFSYGMGWVLPTAATIVVMFLMPKAEGKLAESV
- a CDS encoding methyltransferase, which encodes MKTEPAKTKDFKFKQFHICGGLSGMPVSTDGVLLGAWASFSDPEKILDIGTGTGLLALMCAQRFAKAEITALDIDDNAIAAASTNFNNSHWTDRLQLILQDVLEFEPSYKFDAIICNPPYFNTGEQSSVSQRAKARHTDTLNHKSLLARCHRLLTKEGRACFILPLFEGETFLSMASEANWNVAKVCRVRPNENKPTSRLLIELSKQTIATEETELSIRSQDGYSEKFTALTKAFYLKM
- the srmB gene encoding ATP-dependent RNA helicase SrmB codes for the protein MIRNFAELELDPELLDAIEEIGFDRPTQVQGEAIPQALDGRDILASAPTGTGKTAAFVLPALQFLLDFPRRKPGPARILILTPTRELAMQVADQARALAKNTKLNIFTITGGVQYQEHADVLATTQDIVVATPGRLMEYIEAERFDCRAIEWLILDEADRMLDMGFGPVVDRLSSECRWRKQTLLFSATLEGKGVEGFTADLLKDPAEIDAQPSRRERKKITQWYHRADSMEHKLELLKHILTEQAERSIVFLKTRERLADLRAQLESAQIPCSWIQGEMPQDRRNNAIKRFRDGEVNVLLATDVAARGIDLPDITHVINYDLPRTADVYLHRIGRTARAGKKGSAISLVEAHDQPMMDRVARYTKEEIKERYIKGMRPQHKKPVFKKKKKAKPAAKKKAVAKKKKK
- the yacG gene encoding DNA gyrase inhibitor YacG, encoding MSKPTIVKCPTCQKEVEWSEKSPYRPFCSKKCQMIDFGDWADEENLIPGAPDMSDGDGWSEDY
- the rplS gene encoding 50S ribosomal protein L19, giving the protein MSNIIKALEQEQMKSDLPKFAPGDTVVVQVKVKEGDRERLQAFEGVVIAVRNRGLHSAFTVRKISNGEGVERTFQTHSPMVDSIEVKRRGAVRRAKLYYLRERSGKSARIKEKLAKK